The following coding sequences are from one Hymenobacter sp. DG25A window:
- a CDS encoding DUF3109 family protein, translating to MIIIQNTVISDDVRDNFFVCNLEACKGACCVEGDLGAPLEERELKILETEYEAIKPFLTDAGRAAIEQQGLYIKDWEGDYSTTTINDRECAYALYDERGILKCGIEQAYLAGATSFKKPISCHLYPIRISKYDGFEALNYDRWGICNPACSFGANLGVRVYQFLKDPLIRKYGEDWYAELVQEIENPTPEAS from the coding sequence ATGATTATCATTCAGAATACCGTCATTTCCGATGACGTTCGGGACAACTTCTTTGTCTGCAACCTGGAGGCCTGCAAAGGTGCCTGCTGCGTGGAGGGCGACCTGGGCGCGCCCCTGGAAGAAAGGGAGTTAAAGATTCTCGAAACCGAATACGAAGCCATCAAGCCCTTCCTTACCGATGCCGGCCGCGCCGCCATTGAGCAGCAGGGCCTTTACATCAAAGACTGGGAAGGCGACTACAGCACCACCACCATCAACGACCGGGAGTGTGCCTACGCGCTGTACGATGAGCGCGGCATTCTGAAGTGCGGCATTGAGCAGGCCTACCTGGCTGGCGCTACCTCGTTCAAAAAGCCCATCAGCTGCCACCTATACCCCATCCGCATCAGCAAGTATGATGGGTTCGAGGCCCTGAACTATGACCGGTGGGGCATCTGTAATCCGGCGTGCTCGTTCGGGGCCAACCTGGGGGTGCGTGTGTATCAGTTTCTGAAAGATCCACTGATCCGCAAATACGGCGAGGACTGGTACGCGGAGCTGGTGCAGGAAATCGAGAACCCGACGCCTGAGGCATCTTAA
- a CDS encoding APC family permease, translated as MPEEQQGQFQRAITLFDAIMIVTGSMIGSGIFIVSADIARQVGSAGWLLVVWLITGVITLAGAVSYGELASMFPKVGGQYVYLREAFGRLTAFLYGWTLFLVIQTGVIAAVAVAFAKFTGVLVPWFSVKNVLFNIGPFAFSSVQLLAIILIIAITALNAQGVRTGKLIQNVLGSTKLIALALLIIGGITLGLNAEAVQANFTDMWTAMRYPAPGVSAAPLPLDMTGLVIAIGMAMTGSLFSSDSWNNIGFAGEEIVNPERTLVRSMAIGTAIVTALYILVNVVYLLSLPLVGSPDATTLAGRGIQYATDDRVATAVAEHVLGPAGAIVMAVLIMLSTFGANNGIILSGARAYYAMAKDGLFFSGLARLNAAGVPARALWVQCLWASLLCLSGSYGQLLNYVMFSVILFYVITIIGIFVLRRTRPEAPRPYRAWGYPVVPGIYVLLASTFCIILLLAPDTAEYSRYGLLLVALGIPVYFLFGRRFARSA; from the coding sequence ATGCCCGAAGAACAACAAGGACAGTTTCAGCGCGCCATCACGCTTTTTGATGCCATAATGATTGTAACCGGCAGCATGATTGGCTCCGGCATTTTCATTGTTTCCGCGGATATTGCCCGGCAGGTGGGCTCGGCGGGGTGGCTGCTGGTGGTGTGGCTGATTACCGGCGTTATTACCCTGGCTGGCGCCGTGAGCTACGGCGAGCTGGCCTCCATGTTCCCGAAAGTGGGCGGGCAGTACGTGTATCTGCGGGAAGCTTTCGGGCGCCTCACGGCCTTCCTGTACGGCTGGACGTTGTTTCTCGTGATTCAGACCGGCGTAATTGCCGCCGTGGCCGTGGCCTTTGCCAAGTTTACCGGCGTGCTGGTGCCCTGGTTCAGTGTGAAGAATGTGCTGTTCAACATCGGCCCGTTTGCCTTCAGCAGCGTGCAGCTGCTGGCCATCATACTCATTATAGCCATTACGGCCCTCAACGCCCAAGGCGTGCGCACCGGCAAGCTCATTCAGAACGTGTTGGGCTCTACCAAGCTCATTGCCCTGGCGCTGCTCATCATCGGGGGCATCACTCTGGGTCTCAACGCCGAAGCCGTGCAGGCCAACTTCACCGATATGTGGACGGCCATGCGCTACCCCGCCCCCGGTGTATCAGCCGCCCCCCTGCCCCTGGACATGACCGGCCTGGTTATCGCCATTGGCATGGCCATGACCGGCTCCCTGTTCTCCTCTGACTCCTGGAACAACATTGGTTTTGCGGGCGAGGAAATTGTGAACCCCGAGCGCACTCTGGTGCGCAGCATGGCCATCGGTACTGCTATTGTTACGGCTCTCTACATTCTGGTAAACGTGGTGTATCTGCTGTCCCTGCCCTTGGTAGGCTCGCCGGATGCCACCACCCTGGCCGGCCGCGGCATTCAGTACGCCACCGATGACCGGGTGGCCACGGCCGTAGCCGAGCACGTGCTGGGCCCGGCCGGAGCCATTGTTATGGCGGTACTTATCATGCTCAGCACCTTTGGCGCCAACAACGGCATCATTCTAAGCGGTGCCCGCGCTTACTACGCCATGGCCAAGGATGGTTTGTTCTTCTCCGGTCTGGCCCGCCTGAACGCGGCCGGCGTACCGGCCCGCGCCTTGTGGGTGCAGTGCCTCTGGGCCAGCCTGCTCTGCCTGAGCGGCTCTTACGGGCAGCTGCTGAACTACGTGATGTTCTCGGTTATCCTGTTTTACGTCATCACCATCATCGGGATTTTCGTGCTGCGCCGCACCCGCCCCGAGGCGCCGCGCCCTTACCGCGCCTGGGGTTACCCGGTGGTACCCGGCATTTACGTGCTGCTGGCCTCTACCTTCTGCATTATCCTGCTGCTGGCCCCTGATACGGCCGAGTACTCGCGCTACGGCCTGCTGCTGGTGGCACTGGGCATCCCGGTTTACTTTCTGTTTGGCCGCCGCTTCGCCAGGTCGGCCTAG
- a CDS encoding class I SAM-dependent DNA methyltransferase, with translation MNYPDFEARWRPAGGAERANYGLFLQDLCDLLQVPRPEPTTDLPTQDQYVLERAVEFRNGAKKSTGRIDLYKRGCFILETKQGTDTPDAQQKAERAELGFSPEKRRKGHALRGSVKWEQMMQAARQQALGYVRALPAEEPRPLFVLVVDVGYCIDVYANFAGVGDSFVPFPDQARFRLPLSALADEGTRTLLRNIWQEPRELDPSRRAARVTRELAGYLAGVSAQLERAGHAPEVVAQFLMRCLFTMFSEDVGLIPKHSFTGMLRTYSTPEMREFLPDALAGLWRTMDTGGFSPDLKARLRRFNGKLFHDATALPLSPDQMALLLKAAEADWTEVEPAIFGTLLERALDPKERHSLGAHYTPRRYVERLVLPTVLEPLRREWTAAQAASARRLEEDQPREARQELVRFLTRLTSLRILDPACGSGNFLYVTLEHLKRLEGEVLAAINAFGHSGLLDLGGGTTVSPRQLLGLELNPRAAAIADVVLRIGYLQWHLRTHGITQLSEPLLDEYQNIRQQDAALRHDAPTPRLDAHGQPVTRWDGTTRLHPATGQPVPDETARTPVLDYPNPQPAEWPEADFIVGNPPFLGDKAMRNSLGDGYVEALRKAYKGIVPESADLVMYWWYNAARAVQTNQTERFGFITTNSITQSFNRRITQPFLEDSAKPLSLIFAISDHPWVDAANGASVRIAMTAAMSGDVPGTLFNVENEKPQDDGSSDVELVAQEGKINADLTVGADLNTAKSLKANIGLTNVGVGLYGAGFMVTPDEAAALGLGTQQGLEQHIRPYINGRDLAQKSRGYLVIDLFGLKPENVLERFPQVYQHVYERVKPERDQTQDKSTRENWWQFGRPRSELRPALAGLSRFIVTTRTARHRIFSFLPGNTLADQKLVVFALDDALELGVLSSRIHTAWAAAAGGWLGVGNDATYNHSDCYLKFPFPAATPAQQARIRELAEQLDAHRKRQQAQHPSLTLTDLYNVVEKLRANQPLTPKDQTVNQQGLASVVLSLHQQLDAAVADAYSWPATLPEADILQRLVRLNHERAQEEKAGQIRYLRPAYQAPETVQTEMALPAVESTKNGANQGGVAEGRGGQSVNEAQQPWPTELAPQMQALRDALQQAAQPQTAAQVAARFKRLKPEKAQPLLETLAALSLIRHTEEGYMA, from the coding sequence GTGAATTACCCCGATTTTGAAGCCCGCTGGCGCCCGGCCGGCGGCGCCGAGCGTGCCAACTACGGCCTTTTCCTGCAGGACCTCTGCGACCTGCTGCAGGTGCCCCGCCCCGAGCCTACCACCGACCTGCCCACCCAGGACCAGTACGTGCTGGAGCGCGCCGTAGAGTTCCGCAACGGCGCCAAAAAGAGCACCGGCCGCATCGACCTCTACAAGCGCGGCTGCTTTATCCTGGAAACCAAACAAGGCACCGATACCCCCGACGCCCAGCAGAAAGCCGAGCGGGCCGAGCTGGGTTTCAGCCCCGAAAAGCGCCGCAAGGGCCACGCCCTGCGCGGCTCCGTGAAGTGGGAGCAAATGATGCAGGCCGCCCGCCAGCAGGCCCTTGGCTACGTGCGCGCCCTGCCCGCCGAGGAGCCCCGCCCCCTGTTTGTGCTGGTGGTAGACGTGGGCTACTGCATTGATGTGTACGCCAACTTTGCCGGCGTCGGCGACTCCTTTGTGCCCTTCCCCGACCAGGCCCGCTTCCGGCTGCCGCTCTCGGCCCTGGCCGATGAAGGCACCCGCACCCTGCTGCGCAACATCTGGCAGGAGCCCCGCGAGCTGGACCCCTCCCGCCGCGCCGCCCGCGTTACGCGGGAGCTGGCCGGCTACCTGGCCGGCGTATCGGCGCAGCTGGAGCGGGCCGGGCACGCGCCCGAGGTAGTGGCCCAGTTCCTGATGCGCTGCCTGTTCACTATGTTTTCCGAGGACGTGGGGCTGATTCCCAAGCACTCCTTCACGGGCATGCTGCGCACCTACTCCACCCCGGAAATGCGCGAGTTTCTGCCCGATGCTCTCGCCGGCCTCTGGCGCACCATGGATACCGGCGGCTTCTCCCCCGACCTCAAGGCCCGGCTGCGCCGCTTCAACGGCAAGCTCTTTCACGATGCCACCGCCCTGCCCCTCTCCCCCGACCAGATGGCCCTGCTGCTGAAAGCCGCCGAAGCCGACTGGACCGAGGTGGAGCCCGCCATCTTCGGTACCCTGCTGGAGCGCGCCCTCGACCCCAAAGAGCGCCACAGCCTGGGCGCCCACTACACCCCGCGCCGCTACGTAGAGCGCCTGGTGCTGCCCACCGTGCTGGAGCCCCTGCGCCGGGAGTGGACGGCCGCCCAGGCCGCCAGCGCCCGCCGCCTGGAGGAAGACCAGCCCCGCGAGGCCCGCCAGGAGCTGGTGCGCTTCCTCACCCGCCTCACCTCCCTGCGCATTCTGGACCCCGCCTGCGGCTCCGGCAACTTCCTCTACGTTACCCTGGAGCACCTCAAGCGCCTGGAGGGCGAAGTGCTGGCCGCCATCAACGCCTTTGGGCACAGCGGCCTGCTCGATTTGGGCGGGGGCACCACCGTCTCGCCCCGGCAGCTGCTGGGCCTGGAGCTGAACCCGCGCGCCGCTGCCATTGCCGACGTGGTGCTGCGCATCGGCTACCTGCAGTGGCACCTGCGCACCCACGGCATCACCCAGCTCTCCGAGCCGCTGCTGGATGAGTACCAGAACATTCGCCAGCAGGACGCCGCCCTGCGCCACGATGCGCCCACGCCCCGCCTCGACGCCCACGGCCAGCCCGTGACGCGCTGGGACGGCACCACTCGCCTGCACCCCGCCACGGGCCAGCCCGTGCCCGATGAAACCGCCCGCACGCCCGTGCTGGACTACCCCAACCCCCAGCCCGCCGAGTGGCCCGAAGCTGACTTCATTGTGGGCAATCCGCCGTTCTTAGGAGACAAGGCAATGCGTAATTCTTTGGGTGACGGTTATGTAGAAGCGCTTCGCAAAGCATATAAAGGCATTGTTCCTGAATCTGCTGATTTGGTGATGTACTGGTGGTATAATGCGGCTCGGGCAGTTCAAACCAACCAGACAGAACGTTTTGGCTTTATCACAACAAACTCAATTACCCAGAGCTTCAACCGTCGCATTACGCAGCCTTTCTTAGAGGATTCAGCCAAACCACTTTCCTTAATTTTTGCCATCTCTGACCATCCTTGGGTTGATGCTGCGAATGGAGCTTCTGTTCGTATTGCTATGACTGCGGCAATGTCTGGTGATGTGCCCGGCACATTATTTAATGTTGAAAATGAGAAGCCCCAAGATGATGGTAGCAGTGATGTTGAACTAGTAGCACAAGAGGGTAAAATCAACGCTGATTTAACAGTGGGTGCTGATTTAAATACTGCTAAGTCACTGAAAGCCAATATTGGCTTAACAAACGTAGGCGTAGGCCTGTATGGAGCAGGCTTCATGGTGACACCTGATGAAGCAGCAGCTTTAGGACTCGGCACGCAGCAGGGCCTTGAGCAACATATCCGTCCATATATCAATGGCCGTGACCTAGCCCAGAAATCAAGGGGCTATTTGGTCATCGATTTATTTGGGCTAAAGCCGGAAAATGTATTGGAACGTTTTCCTCAAGTTTATCAGCACGTTTACGAAAGAGTTAAACCCGAACGTGACCAAACTCAAGACAAAAGCACACGGGAAAATTGGTGGCAATTCGGTCGTCCTCGTTCCGAATTACGTCCGGCTCTTGCAGGTTTGTCTCGTTTCATAGTCACTACTCGCACGGCGCGTCACCGCATCTTTAGCTTCCTTCCCGGCAATACACTTGCCGACCAAAAGCTTGTCGTTTTCGCCCTTGATGACGCGCTCGAATTAGGAGTATTGTCAAGTCGTATTCATACTGCTTGGGCTGCTGCTGCAGGTGGCTGGCTAGGTGTTGGTAATGATGCTACTTACAACCACAGTGACTGTTACCTAAAATTCCCCTTCCCCGCCGCCACGCCCGCGCAGCAGGCCCGCATCCGCGAGTTGGCCGAACAGCTCGACGCCCACCGCAAGCGCCAGCAGGCCCAGCACCCCAGCCTCACCCTCACCGACCTCTACAACGTGGTGGAGAAGCTGCGCGCCAACCAGCCCCTCACCCCCAAAGACCAGACCGTGAACCAGCAGGGCCTCGCCTCCGTGGTCCTCAGCCTGCACCAGCAGCTGGATGCCGCCGTAGCCGACGCCTACAGCTGGCCCGCCACCCTGCCCGAAGCCGACATCCTGCAACGCCTCGTGCGCCTTAACCACGAGCGCGCCCAGGAAGAAAAGGCCGGCCAAATCCGCTACCTGCGCCCCGCCTACCAGGCCCCCGAAACCGTGCAAACCGAAATGGCCCTGCCCGCTGTCGAAAGCACGAAGAACGGCGCAAACCAGGGAGGGGTGGCCGAAGGCCGGGGTGGTCAATCGGTGAACGAAGCCCAGCAGCCCTGGCCCACGGAGCTGGCCCCGCAAATGCAGGCCCTCCGCGACGCCCTCCAGCAAGCCGCCCAGCCCCAAACCGCCGCCCAGGTAGCCGCCCGCTTCAAGCGCCTCAAACCCGAAAAAGCCCAACCCCTGCTGGAAACCCTAGCCGCCCTCAGCCTAATCCGCCACACAGAAGAAGGCTACATGGCGTAA
- a CDS encoding ATP-dependent helicase, with amino-acid sequence MALDYHKLLNQSQAAAVLHTEGPCMIIAGAGSGKTRVLTYRIAHLLEKGVDPFNILALTFTNKAAKEMRARIEKVVGPEAKNVWMGTFHSIFARILRSEADKIGFPRSFTIYDTQDSKTLLGQIVKELELDDKLYKPAMVLGRISAAKNKLISVNQYVNDPVIRQDDEAALRPKIGAIYQQYQQRCFKAGAMDFDDLLFNTNVLFKDHPDVLNKYQHIFKYVMVDEYQDTNYSQYLITRKLAAKDRNICVVGDDAQSIYAFRGADIQNILNFEKDYPELQVFKLEQNYRSTKNIVKAANSVIKNNQAQLRKDVFSDNEEGPLIEVLKAASDNEEGKLVANSIYEDKMNQHLSFDDFAILYRTNAQSRAMEEALRKLNIKYKIIGGLSFYQRKEIKDLVAYLRLTVNPNDEQALRRVINYPKRGIGDTTISKLINAAEESNHTIWEVVANADQFLPTRVSNPVVDFAEKIKSYTAVAGKEDAFEAAKFIAKNSGMIEELYADKSIEGLSRYENIQELLNGIKAYTEDAEREDKTLGAFLQDIALVTDSDLKDAKDEGESVTLMTIHSAKGLEFRNVYIVGMEENLFPSQMMITSRADLEEERRLFYVAITRAEKKLTLSYATSRYQWGNLRSCEKSRFLDEIDPQYVDFKFSAGPGSGPGAGDSPFGHVFERRSNLIPPAPRKTVATKYVAPSDFQPSDTSNLQTGQRVEHPKFGFGKVTQLETQAGSTKAIIHFEEVGEKTLLLSFAKLRVLG; translated from the coding sequence ATGGCACTAGATTATCATAAATTACTGAATCAGTCGCAGGCGGCGGCGGTGCTCCACACCGAAGGCCCTTGCATGATTATAGCCGGTGCGGGCTCCGGCAAAACGCGGGTGCTGACTTACCGCATAGCACACCTGCTGGAAAAAGGCGTGGATCCGTTTAATATCCTGGCCCTCACCTTCACCAACAAGGCCGCCAAAGAAATGCGCGCCCGTATTGAGAAGGTGGTAGGCCCGGAAGCGAAAAACGTGTGGATGGGTACCTTCCACAGCATCTTCGCCCGTATTCTGCGCTCCGAGGCTGACAAAATCGGCTTCCCCCGCTCCTTCACTATCTATGACACGCAGGACTCCAAAACCCTGCTGGGCCAGATTGTGAAAGAACTGGAGCTGGACGATAAGCTTTACAAGCCCGCCATGGTGCTGGGGCGCATTTCTGCCGCCAAAAACAAGCTCATTTCCGTCAATCAGTACGTGAATGACCCCGTTATCCGGCAGGACGACGAGGCAGCTTTGCGGCCCAAGATTGGCGCTATCTACCAGCAATACCAGCAGCGCTGCTTCAAGGCCGGCGCTATGGACTTCGATGATCTGCTGTTCAACACCAATGTGCTGTTCAAAGACCATCCGGATGTACTCAACAAGTACCAGCACATCTTTAAGTATGTGATGGTGGACGAGTACCAGGACACCAACTATTCCCAGTACCTCATCACGCGCAAGCTGGCCGCCAAAGACCGGAATATTTGCGTGGTGGGTGATGATGCGCAGAGCATCTACGCCTTCCGGGGCGCCGATATTCAGAACATCCTCAACTTCGAGAAAGACTACCCGGAGCTGCAGGTGTTCAAGCTGGAGCAGAACTACCGCTCTACCAAGAACATTGTTAAGGCGGCCAACTCCGTCATCAAAAACAACCAGGCCCAGCTGCGCAAAGACGTTTTCTCCGACAACGAGGAAGGCCCGCTGATTGAGGTACTGAAAGCCGCTTCCGACAACGAAGAAGGCAAGCTGGTGGCCAACAGCATCTACGAGGACAAGATGAACCAGCATCTTTCCTTCGATGACTTTGCCATTCTGTACCGCACCAACGCCCAGAGCCGGGCCATGGAAGAAGCCCTGCGCAAGCTCAACATCAAGTACAAAATCATTGGGGGTCTGAGCTTCTACCAGCGCAAGGAAATCAAGGATTTGGTAGCCTATCTGCGCCTCACGGTAAACCCGAATGATGAGCAGGCCCTGCGCCGCGTGATTAACTACCCCAAGCGCGGCATCGGGGATACCACAATCAGCAAGCTGATTAACGCGGCCGAGGAGTCCAACCACACCATCTGGGAAGTGGTAGCCAACGCCGACCAGTTCCTGCCCACCCGCGTGTCTAACCCGGTGGTAGACTTCGCCGAGAAAATCAAGAGCTACACGGCCGTGGCAGGCAAGGAAGATGCTTTTGAGGCGGCCAAGTTCATTGCCAAGAACTCGGGCATGATTGAGGAGTTGTATGCCGATAAGAGCATTGAAGGCCTCTCCCGCTACGAGAACATTCAGGAACTACTGAACGGTATCAAGGCGTACACTGAGGATGCCGAGCGCGAGGACAAGACCCTGGGCGCCTTCCTGCAGGACATTGCCCTGGTAACGGACTCCGACCTGAAAGACGCCAAGGACGAAGGCGAATCCGTGACGCTGATGACGATTCACTCGGCCAAGGGCCTGGAGTTTCGCAACGTCTACATCGTAGGCATGGAGGAAAACCTCTTCCCCAGCCAGATGATGATTACCTCGCGGGCTGATCTGGAAGAAGAGCGCCGCTTGTTCTACGTGGCTATTACGCGGGCCGAGAAAAAGCTGACGCTGAGCTACGCTACCTCCCGCTACCAGTGGGGCAACCTGCGCAGCTGCGAGAAAAGCCGCTTTCTGGACGAAATCGACCCGCAGTACGTGGACTTCAAGTTCTCAGCGGGACCGGGTTCCGGCCCCGGCGCGGGCGACTCCCCCTTCGGGCACGTGTTTGAGCGTCGCAGCAACCTGATTCCGCCGGCCCCACGCAAAACCGTAGCCACCAAGTACGTAGCGCCTTCTGATTTTCAGCCCTCGGATACCAGCAACCTGCAAACCGGGCAGCGCGTGGAGCATCCTAAGTTTGGCTTTGGCAAGGTAACCCAGCTGGAAACCCAGGCCGGCTCTACCAAGGCCATTATCCACTTTGAAGAAGTAGGCGAGAAAACGTTATTGCTGAGTTTTGCGAAATTGCGGGTACTGGGCTAG
- a CDS encoding carboxypeptidase-like regulatory domain-containing protein, protein MSTDPNAYDSDNSESSWEAEEKSLSAGNTRLAIIVGAIVLLGGFGYAMMPGGKASNGATSMMSSVMLDGEATVTGAAAKPEVAPATEEETAKADAAEAAATKAATATPAAAAAKRATPAATANAAIAPIAATSVTAPVEAAPAPAPAVVAEAPSTTNLTGRVLDEEGQPLAGATIFLKGSRKIASADANGNYTIEVPTGENTLTYGYGGYQDQVMRVRTGQSGNVTLLPKEGTRRRKR, encoded by the coding sequence ATGAGCACAGATCCAAACGCATACGACTCTGATAACTCGGAATCTTCCTGGGAAGCAGAAGAAAAATCATTGTCGGCGGGGAATACCCGGCTGGCCATTATTGTAGGCGCTATAGTCCTGTTGGGCGGATTTGGTTATGCCATGATGCCGGGCGGAAAAGCCAGCAATGGCGCTACTTCCATGATGAGCTCCGTCATGCTGGATGGCGAAGCCACCGTGACCGGAGCGGCCGCCAAACCAGAAGTAGCTCCTGCTACAGAAGAAGAAACGGCCAAAGCCGATGCTGCTGAAGCTGCCGCTACCAAAGCCGCCACGGCTACTCCGGCTGCTGCGGCTGCCAAGCGCGCCACGCCGGCCGCTACCGCTAATGCCGCTATTGCGCCCATTGCGGCCACGTCCGTAACGGCACCGGTAGAAGCTGCCCCAGCTCCGGCCCCTGCCGTAGTAGCCGAAGCCCCCTCCACCACCAACCTGACCGGCCGCGTGCTGGACGAGGAAGGACAGCCGCTGGCCGGCGCCACCATCTTCCTGAAAGGCTCCCGCAAAATTGCCAGCGCCGATGCCAATGGCAACTATACCATTGAAGTACCCACGGGCGAAAACACCCTCACTTACGGCTACGGCGGCTACCAGGACCAGGTAATGCGCGTGCGCACCGGCCAGTCCGGCAACGTAACGCTGCTGCCCAAGGAAGGCACCCGCCGCCGCAAGCGCTAA
- a CDS encoding DUF4290 domain-containing protein yields MALPSLHKHELLQREYGQSTFQLVQGLRDIVDRDERTKRAHQIVQLIFRLQPALRDQPDAQQKVWNHLYEMADEDLDIDAPFPLHGLSQLMKEPKPLPYPRQAPKLKAYGRAVEQMIEKAMSLEDATEREQAAITIGRTMKFLYRTHNKENAKDITILKHLKDLSGGKLELDAAQVESQNLFEMATSGRPAPFIVPQPRQERQERPDREMRRGSGGGGNNNRRDKQRRGGKKNRQEPQQPPQ; encoded by the coding sequence ATGGCATTACCTTCTCTTCATAAACACGAGCTGCTGCAGCGCGAATACGGCCAAAGCACCTTTCAACTGGTGCAGGGCCTGCGCGACATTGTCGACCGTGACGAGCGCACAAAACGCGCCCATCAGATTGTGCAGCTCATTTTCCGCCTGCAGCCCGCCCTCCGCGACCAGCCCGATGCCCAGCAGAAGGTGTGGAACCACCTCTACGAAATGGCGGATGAGGATCTGGACATTGACGCGCCTTTCCCACTGCATGGCCTCAGCCAGTTGATGAAGGAGCCCAAGCCCCTGCCCTATCCGCGGCAGGCGCCCAAGCTGAAAGCCTATGGCCGCGCCGTGGAGCAGATGATTGAGAAGGCCATGTCGTTGGAAGATGCCACCGAGCGGGAACAGGCAGCCATTACCATTGGCCGCACCATGAAGTTCCTGTACCGCACCCATAACAAGGAAAACGCCAAGGATATCACCATCCTGAAGCACCTGAAAGACCTTTCCGGCGGCAAGCTGGAGCTGGATGCCGCGCAGGTAGAATCCCAGAATCTGTTTGAAATGGCCACCAGTGGCCGCCCGGCCCCTTTCATTGTACCCCAGCCCCGCCAAGAGCGGCAAGAGCGGCCGGACCGCGAAATGCGCCGTGGCTCCGGTGGCGGAGGCAACAATAACCGCCGCGACAAGCAGCGCCGGGGCGGCAAGAAAAACCGCCAGGAGCCTCAGCAGCCCCCACAGTAA
- a CDS encoding TlpA family protein disulfide reductase, with protein sequence MLLSLSAFLLSAVMPLLLGPATPPQAPRITVVQGHIDHAPTTADTVRVWYSQFKKAKAALSPNGDFRVEIPDLTAPTAGMVEVGRQHTSLYFSPGDKLQLTLDFPRFDETVRYTGRGAEANNYLAQSLYTFEFGQKSPVPSPNMLLTATTTPEQMRQRADAFRQARLDFLQAYAKKHKLSPDFRSEATRRITIRWANSLMDYPAYYLGVNRKPAALPANYYDFLQGLPLSTLYEQMSGDQDENSTAMMLLINYRLRLLPTDSLTADPAQARQMYDLATRELGRTPTRDQAMYLLLSYQLEKTLPGVLAAYPTFRAENRDSSASQQLRRQIEKRQNVQPGLAAPNFTLQDNTGKTVSLHDLRGKVVYLDFWGTWCPPCLQEMPASLRLRQQFAGRDVVFVYISVGDKEDKWQRVLADKQLTGPGSVHLRSTGSTDAENYQVFSFPAYYIIGRDGRLLQAGAPRPSAGQPAVTALEAALQLR encoded by the coding sequence ATGCTCTTATCCCTTTCTGCTTTCCTTCTTAGTGCTGTAATGCCCCTGCTGCTGGGCCCGGCCACGCCACCCCAGGCGCCGCGCATAACCGTGGTGCAGGGCCACATAGACCATGCCCCCACCACCGCCGACACGGTGCGGGTGTGGTACAGTCAGTTCAAAAAAGCCAAAGCCGCCCTTAGCCCCAACGGCGACTTCCGGGTGGAAATACCGGATTTAACCGCTCCTACCGCGGGCATGGTGGAAGTAGGGCGCCAGCACACCAGCCTCTACTTCAGCCCCGGCGACAAACTGCAGCTGACGCTTGATTTTCCGCGTTTCGATGAGACGGTGCGCTACACCGGGCGCGGCGCCGAGGCCAACAACTACTTGGCGCAGTCGCTCTACACGTTTGAGTTTGGCCAGAAGAGCCCCGTGCCCAGCCCCAACATGCTCCTGACGGCCACCACCACGCCCGAGCAAATGCGCCAGCGCGCCGATGCCTTCCGTCAGGCGCGGCTCGACTTTCTGCAGGCGTACGCCAAAAAGCACAAGCTCTCCCCGGATTTCCGGAGCGAGGCAACCCGGCGCATTACCATCCGGTGGGCCAATAGCCTGATGGATTACCCGGCTTATTACCTGGGCGTGAACCGCAAACCCGCCGCGCTGCCCGCCAACTACTACGATTTTCTGCAGGGCCTGCCGCTTTCTACGCTTTATGAGCAAATGAGCGGCGACCAGGATGAAAACTCCACGGCCATGATGCTACTGATAAACTACCGCCTGCGCCTGTTGCCCACCGACTCGCTCACCGCCGACCCGGCCCAGGCCCGGCAAATGTATGACCTGGCCACTCGGGAGCTGGGCCGCACCCCCACCCGCGACCAGGCCATGTACCTGCTGCTGAGCTATCAGTTGGAGAAAACGCTGCCGGGCGTACTGGCCGCCTACCCCACATTCCGCGCCGAAAACCGCGACTCATCGGCCAGCCAGCAGCTTCGCCGCCAGATTGAGAAGCGCCAAAACGTGCAGCCTGGCCTGGCGGCCCCCAACTTCACGCTGCAGGATAATACCGGCAAAACCGTGTCCCTCCACGACCTGCGGGGCAAAGTAGTGTACCTGGATTTCTGGGGTACCTGGTGCCCGCCGTGCCTGCAGGAAATGCCCGCCAGCCTGCGCCTGCGCCAGCAGTTTGCCGGCCGCGACGTGGTGTTTGTGTACATATCCGTAGGCGACAAGGAGGACAAATGGCAGCGGGTGCTGGCCGATAAGCAGCTGACCGGCCCCGGCAGCGTGCACCTCCGCTCCACGGGCTCCACTGATGCAGAGAACTACCAGGTGTTCAGCTTCCCTGCCTACTACATCATCGGCCGCGACGGGCGCCTGCTGCAGGCCGGCGCCCCCAGGCCGTCTGCCGGTCAGCCGGCCGTAACCGCGCTGGAAGCGGCCCTGCAACTACGCTAG